A region from the Triticum urartu cultivar G1812 chromosome 1, Tu2.1, whole genome shotgun sequence genome encodes:
- the LOC125532641 gene encoding uncharacterized protein LOC125532641, with product MTFLQKSSPFLSDQTRSPRLAARHSPPRSFPTLRCSPPRRAAEIPRASSPSSTPPAPLQFAASSSSSRPSSTSPATTAWGRRRRQLRKSTPTKADPPQHPRLLLLQGAGYLSVAAEAASRSWVAWTKKKKKSARRSRWVAVATSVAGWAAVLGPTVDALVTSVHDGGATAAGVLPNSRSRVAGLGAPGLRPGMREGRRVEPTVSRGIAACRGVAAEEQLGGGEARLRSAAKQGRRKMAAAGQVGGGASGTSSWLILRRLGHAVPVGNRGRRRLGRARCRPASGEEEGPISTRFKMKKGFSAKL from the exons ATGACATTTTTGCAAAAAAGCTCTCCATTTTTGTCCGACCAAACCCGCAGTCCTCGTCTTGCCGCACGTCACTCCCCTCCCCGCAGCTTCCCGACGTTGCGCTGCTCCCCTCCCCGCCGCGCCGCTGAGATCCCCCGcgcctcctctccctcctccacgCCGCCGGCGCCGCTCCAGTTCGCTGC ctcctcttcctcctccaggCCCTCCTCAACATCACCGGCGACGACGGCATGGGGAAGACGACGGCGGCAGCTGCGGAAGTCGACCCCAACGAAGGCGGATCCTCCTCAACATCCCAGGCTCCTCCTCCTTCAG GGCGCTGGCTACCTTTCAGTAGCAGCAGAGGCGGCGAGTAGGAGCTGGGTCGCctggacgaagaagaagaagaaatcagCGAGGAGGAGCAGGTGGGTGGCGGTGGCCACCTCTGTAGCAGGTTGGGCGGCTGTGCTGGGCCCTACGGTGGATGCACTGGTCACCTCGGTGCACGACGGTGGAGCAACGGCGGCCGGGGTCTTGCCCAACTCCCGCAGCAGAGTGGCTGGCCTTGGCGCGCCGGGGTTGCGGCCGGGGATGCGAGAAGGACGACGAGTAGAGCCGACCGTGAGCCGTGGAATCGCCGCCTGTCGAGGTGTCGCCGCGGAGGAGCAGCTGGGCGGCGGCGAAGCTCGCCTCCGCAGCGCAGCTAAGCAGGGGCGGCGCAAGATGGCAGCTGCGGGACAGGTGGGCGGCGGCGCAAGTGGGACTTCGTCCTGGCTGATCCTACGGCGGCTGGGGCACGCCGTGCCCGTGGGTAACAGGGGGAGGCGGAGGCTGGGGCGCGCGCGGTGCCGGCCGGCGTCGGGGGAGGAAGAAGGACCGATTAGCACGAGATTTAAAATGAaaaaggggttttctgcaaaattATAA